In Syntrophomonadaceae bacterium, one genomic interval encodes:
- the hydG gene encoding [FeFe] hydrogenase H-cluster radical SAM maturase HydG, whose product MTGYQVNFIREEEINHILTQASQAPLSLQAEVLEKARLAEGLSPFETAVLLAVEDEDLLSEMFRVAALVKEQIYGKRVVLFAPLYLSNFCINNCRYCGYRRDNDFPRRKLAMAEIEAEVKILESMGHKRLVIECGEDPKNCPIDYVLEAIAAIYQVKDKNGSIRRVNVNIAATTVEEYRLLKEAGIGTYILFQETYHAPTYAYMHPSGPKSDYWWHTTAMHRAMEAGLDDVGFGVLYGLYDYRYETVAMLMHALELERVFGVGPHTISVPRLKPAAGVEINGFNCRVGDREFKKLVAVLRLAVPYTGIILSTRERADLRQELLAAGVSQISAGSCTGVGGYSRDCGAKSNGPRETAQFQVEDHRSPDEVLAGLCSDGYIPSYCTACYRQGRTGDRFMALAKCGEIQNVCQPNAILTFQEFLEDYALPFTREIGEKTIQEHLAHIANPAVRATTVKRLQEIKAGRRDLYF is encoded by the coding sequence ATGACTGGCTATCAGGTGAACTTTATTAGAGAAGAAGAAATTAATCATATTCTGACCCAGGCGAGTCAGGCACCCTTAAGTTTACAGGCGGAGGTGCTGGAAAAGGCCCGGCTGGCGGAAGGGCTAAGTCCTTTTGAAACTGCTGTTTTACTGGCTGTGGAAGACGAGGACTTGTTATCGGAGATGTTTCGCGTGGCAGCACTGGTGAAGGAACAGATTTACGGCAAGCGGGTGGTTTTGTTTGCCCCTTTGTATTTAAGCAACTTTTGCATTAATAATTGCCGGTACTGCGGCTACCGGAGGGATAATGACTTTCCCCGGCGTAAACTAGCCATGGCGGAAATTGAGGCAGAGGTAAAAATACTGGAGAGCATGGGGCATAAGAGGCTGGTCATCGAGTGTGGAGAGGATCCCAAAAACTGTCCCATTGATTATGTGCTTGAGGCCATTGCTGCTATTTATCAGGTTAAGGACAAAAACGGCAGTATTCGCCGGGTAAATGTGAACATCGCTGCCACCACCGTAGAGGAATACCGGCTGTTGAAAGAGGCTGGTATTGGAACTTACATCCTGTTCCAGGAAACTTATCATGCTCCTACCTATGCCTACATGCATCCGTCAGGCCCCAAATCCGATTATTGGTGGCACACTACCGCCATGCACCGGGCTATGGAAGCGGGGCTGGATGACGTTGGTTTCGGTGTGCTCTACGGGTTGTACGACTACAGGTATGAAACAGTTGCCATGCTCATGCATGCCCTGGAGCTGGAAAGGGTCTTCGGCGTTGGCCCTCATACCATTTCTGTGCCAAGGTTAAAACCTGCTGCCGGTGTGGAAATTAATGGGTTCAATTGCAGAGTAGGCGACCGGGAGTTTAAAAAGTTGGTGGCAGTACTGCGCCTGGCCGTGCCTTATACCGGTATTATCCTATCCACACGGGAAAGAGCGGATTTACGCCAGGAACTGCTGGCGGCGGGGGTTTCCCAGATCAGCGCCGGTTCTTGCACCGGGGTAGGCGGGTACAGCCGGGATTGCGGAGCCAAATCCAATGGGCCGAGGGAGACAGCCCAGTTTCAAGTGGAGGATCATCGGAGTCCCGACGAGGTCCTGGCCGGTCTATGTTCTGACGGGTATATTCCCAGTTACTGTACCGCCTGTTACCGCCAGGGGCGCACGGGGGACCGCTTTATGGCCCTGGCTAAGTGCGGGGAGATCCAGAATGTCTGTCAACCGAATGCCATTTTGACCTTTCAGGAATTTCTGGAGGATTATGCCTTGCCATTTACACGGGAAATTGGCGAAAAGACTATTCAAGAACATCTGGCGCATATTGCCAATCCGGCTGTCCGGGCAACAACTGTAAAGCGGCTGCAAGAGATCAAAGCGGGCCGCCGGGATTTGTATTTTTAG
- the hpt gene encoding hypoxanthine phosphoribosyltransferase → MQREKQEVLINQQQIIEKVKELGLQISKDYQGKELIVVGILKGAIIFLSDLIRSIEVPLTLDFMAVSSYGAGTSSSGAVRILKDLECSVEGKHLLVVEDIVDTGLTLKYLLDNLKARGPASIRICTFLDKPSRRLIPVQPDYNGFAIPDRFVVGYGLDFNEQYRHLPYVAVLKPEAYGQKEEK, encoded by the coding sequence GTGCAGCGGGAGAAACAGGAAGTGCTGATAAACCAGCAGCAAATAATTGAAAAGGTAAAAGAATTAGGACTGCAAATTTCCAAAGACTATCAAGGCAAAGAATTAATTGTGGTTGGTATCTTGAAAGGGGCAATTATATTCTTATCCGACTTGATCAGATCTATTGAGGTACCCCTGACCCTTGACTTCATGGCTGTATCAAGTTATGGGGCCGGAACAAGTTCTTCCGGTGCTGTACGGATCTTGAAGGATTTAGAATGCAGTGTGGAAGGAAAACATCTCCTGGTGGTGGAAGACATTGTAGACACCGGCTTGACCCTGAAATACCTTTTAGATAATCTGAAAGCCCGGGGTCCTGCCAGCATCAGGATCTGTACCTTTTTGGATAAGCCCTCCAGGCGCCTCATTCCGGTACAGCCGGATTACAATGGTTTTGCTATTCCGGACCGGTTTGTGGTGGGGTATGGGTTGGATTTTAATGAGCAATACCGCCATCTCCCCTATGTAGCGGTGTTGAAGCCAGAGGCTTACGGTCAAAAGGAGGAAAAATGA
- a CDS encoding transposase: MFVPRRAREKSNSGIYHIFLRGINRQNIFEDGEDNQKFLDALQRYKEICGYSLYAYCLMGNHVHLLLQVGIQPLAQFMRRICGSYVYWYNNDEYNLSIRQIARLTGINRGIVYRA; this comes from the coding sequence TTGTTTGTGCCAAGACGGGCCAGGGAAAAGAGCAATAGCGGAATTTATCACATTTTTTTAAGAGGAATCAACCGGCAAAACATCTTTGAAGACGGGGAAGATAACCAGAAGTTTCTCGATGCTTTGCAGCGCTATAAAGAAATTTGTGGCTATAGTCTATATGCATACTGTTTAATGGGTAACCACGTTCACCTGTTGCTGCAAGTCGGCATCCAGCCATTGGCACAGTTCATGCGCAGGATATGCGGCAGTTATGTTTATTGGTACAATAATGATGAATATAACCTTTCAATCAGGCAGATCGCCAGACTGACAGGGATTAACCGGGGCATTGTTTACCGGGCATAA
- the guaA gene encoding glutamine-hydrolyzing GMP synthase produces MNTDNQKELLIVLDFGGQYNQLIARRVRELNVYCEMLPYHTPADELVRRQPKGIIFSGGPASVYAENAPKINPAIYDTGIPILGICYGMQLMAKDLGGEVAPAVGAREYGKTVLNLAGGGELFLGLPGSQGCWMSHGDFIKSAPPGFQVDAGTSSTPVAAMSDPQRKLYGVQFHPEVKHTPYGQDILRQFLYHICGCTGSWTMESFVAEEIKTIRARVGQGKAVCGLSGGVDSAVAATIVHRAIGDQLTCIFVNHGLLRKGEAEEVRQTFGETMEMQLVYVDAEDRFLARLKGVTDPEQKRKIIGEEFIRVFEEEAQKLGEADYLVQGTIYPDVIESGTETAATIKTHHNVGGLPENMQFKLIEPLRSLFKDEVRRVGLEIGLPEKVIWRQPFPGPGLAIRILGDVNKEKLDILREADAIVVEEIRAAGLYKDIWQSFAVLPSMKSVGVMGDERTYAYPIVVRAVTSDDAMTADWARLPYELLERISSRIVNEVQHINRVIYDITSKPPATIEWE; encoded by the coding sequence ATGAATACTGATAATCAAAAGGAATTGTTAATAGTCTTAGATTTCGGTGGCCAGTATAACCAGTTAATTGCCCGGCGGGTACGGGAATTGAATGTTTATTGCGAAATGCTCCCTTACCATACGCCGGCAGATGAACTGGTTCGCCGCCAACCAAAGGGGATAATTTTCTCCGGCGGTCCAGCCAGCGTATACGCGGAAAACGCCCCAAAAATTAACCCCGCTATTTATGATACCGGGATCCCAATTCTGGGCATCTGTTACGGCATGCAGCTGATGGCCAAGGACCTGGGCGGTGAGGTGGCTCCTGCTGTTGGTGCCCGGGAGTATGGTAAAACGGTGCTAAACCTTGCAGGTGGCGGAGAATTGTTCCTGGGTTTGCCCGGGAGCCAGGGCTGTTGGATGAGTCATGGCGATTTTATTAAATCAGCGCCTCCTGGTTTCCAGGTGGACGCCGGCACCAGTTCTACTCCGGTAGCAGCGATGAGTGACCCGCAAAGAAAACTTTACGGTGTCCAGTTCCATCCCGAAGTGAAACATACTCCTTATGGGCAGGACATCTTGCGACAATTTCTTTACCACATTTGTGGCTGTACCGGGTCTTGGACCATGGAATCCTTTGTGGCCGAAGAGATTAAGACTATCCGGGCCAGGGTTGGCCAGGGGAAAGCAGTCTGCGGTTTGAGCGGGGGGGTTGATTCGGCTGTAGCTGCCACCATTGTGCACCGGGCTATTGGTGATCAATTAACCTGTATTTTTGTCAATCACGGGCTGTTGCGGAAAGGTGAGGCGGAAGAAGTCCGGCAGACCTTTGGGGAAACCATGGAGATGCAGCTAGTATATGTGGATGCAGAGGACCGCTTTCTGGCCAGGCTGAAGGGGGTCACCGATCCAGAACAGAAGCGCAAAATCATTGGCGAAGAGTTTATCCGGGTTTTCGAAGAAGAGGCGCAAAAGCTTGGTGAGGCAGACTACCTGGTTCAGGGGACCATTTACCCCGATGTGATTGAAAGCGGGACAGAAACAGCGGCAACCATCAAAACCCACCACAATGTGGGCGGTTTGCCGGAGAATATGCAGTTTAAACTAATCGAGCCCCTGCGTTCCCTCTTTAAAGATGAAGTGCGGCGGGTGGGCCTGGAAATCGGTCTGCCGGAAAAGGTTATCTGGCGGCAGCCTTTCCCGGGGCCGGGCCTGGCGATCCGGATCTTGGGCGATGTAAACAAGGAAAAACTGGATATTTTGCGGGAGGCAGATGCCATTGTTGTGGAGGAAATCCGGGCAGCCGGCCTTTATAAAGATATCTGGCAATCCTTTGCAGTGCTTCCTTCCATGAAAAGCGTCGGTGTGATGGGGGACGAGCGCACCTATGCCTATCCCATCGTTGTCCGGGCCGTCACCAGCGATGACGCCATGACAGCGGACTGGGCACGCCTGCCTTATGAACTTTTGGAGCGCATTTCTTCCCGGATAGTGAATGAAGTCCAGCATATCAACCGGGTGATTTACGACATCACCTCTAAACCTCCCGCCACAATTGAGTGGGAATAG
- a CDS encoding potassium/proton antiporter: MEQFFDTDHLILLIALLLIVGVLVAKFSARLGVPALVLFILAGMAAGSDGLGLIYFDNVQLTQTVGMLALIIIIFEGGLQTKWTTVKPVAVPSIFLASIGVLITSLVVAVAAKFVLGITWFEGFLFGAIVSSTDAAAVFAVLKGQNLRERLKATLEFESGSNDPMAVLLTLTFVELLLLDKSYANFWLIGSFFWQMGIASILGFVMGKLAAMAINKINLDSSGLYPVFVLAFALLTYSLTSLVGASGLLAVYVSALVIGNSEIAFKHSIFGFNEGFAWIMQILMFMILGLLVFPTQLFVPNIMLNGLLLSAVLMFFARPVAVFISTIKMGFSLKEKFFLSWAGLKGAVPIVLATYPLTAGLENSHLFFNVVFFVVLTSALIQGSSIMLFAEKLKLTIPKRVESPHSLELISIGKANAEIIEFQVCEANDITGKALANITFPKDVLVTAIIRSGQLITPTGITKVEAGDILYILMDKKSKKELIELLNNLKADFEDVICTEQM, from the coding sequence ATGGAACAATTTTTTGATACCGATCACCTGATTTTGCTCATTGCCCTTTTATTGATTGTGGGGGTGTTAGTTGCGAAATTTTCTGCTCGACTTGGAGTTCCTGCATTAGTACTTTTTATTTTAGCAGGTATGGCTGCGGGAAGTGATGGTTTAGGATTAATATATTTTGATAATGTTCAACTTACACAAACGGTAGGTATGCTTGCCTTAATAATTATTATTTTCGAGGGCGGGCTGCAAACTAAATGGACGACGGTAAAACCCGTGGCGGTGCCATCTATTTTTCTAGCATCCATTGGGGTTCTAATAACTTCACTGGTAGTAGCTGTTGCTGCCAAATTTGTGTTAGGTATAACATGGTTTGAGGGATTTCTGTTTGGTGCAATTGTCAGCTCAACGGACGCTGCTGCGGTATTTGCTGTTTTAAAGGGTCAAAACCTGCGTGAAAGGCTAAAGGCAACACTGGAATTCGAATCAGGTTCAAATGACCCGATGGCAGTCCTTCTTACCTTAACCTTCGTTGAACTGCTTTTGCTTGACAAATCCTATGCGAACTTTTGGCTTATTGGTTCATTCTTCTGGCAGATGGGAATTGCCTCTATTCTTGGTTTTGTCATGGGCAAACTAGCTGCCATGGCAATAAATAAAATAAACTTAGATTCAAGTGGTCTGTACCCTGTGTTTGTACTGGCTTTTGCACTTTTAACTTATAGTTTAACCAGCCTGGTAGGAGCTAGTGGGCTATTGGCAGTTTATGTATCTGCTCTTGTTATCGGCAATTCTGAAATAGCATTTAAACACTCAATTTTTGGGTTTAATGAAGGTTTCGCATGGATAATGCAGATTTTGATGTTTATGATTCTAGGTTTATTAGTATTTCCAACGCAGCTGTTTGTCCCAAACATTATGTTAAATGGATTACTCCTTTCTGCAGTATTAATGTTTTTTGCTCGCCCAGTAGCTGTATTCATATCGACCATCAAAATGGGGTTTAGTTTAAAGGAAAAATTTTTTCTTTCCTGGGCAGGTTTAAAAGGAGCAGTACCTATTGTACTGGCAACTTATCCATTGACTGCCGGTTTAGAAAACAGCCATTTATTCTTTAATGTTGTATTTTTTGTTGTGTTAACTTCTGCTTTAATACAGGGTTCAAGTATTATGTTATTTGCTGAAAAACTTAAATTAACTATACCTAAAAGGGTAGAATCTCCCCATTCTTTGGAGTTAATATCCATCGGGAAAGCTAATGCAGAAATCATTGAATTCCAAGTGTGTGAGGCTAACGACATAACTGGCAAGGCTTTAGCAAATATTACTTTTCCAAAGGATGTGCTGGTCACCGCTATAATACGCTCTGGTCAATTAATTACTCCGACAGGCATAACAAAAGTTGAGGCTGGAGATATTCTATATATTCTTATGGATAAAAAAAGTAAAAAAGAGCTTATAGAACTTCTGAATAATCTAAAGGCAGACTTTGAAGATGTGATTTGTACAGAACAAATGTAA
- the phnE gene encoding phosphonate ABC transporter, permease protein PhnE, whose translation MLPPLPLALRKQQAFRRIVSVFTIIAVLISFYLSDLFHLDPWTGAFSGIWMLVAEAFPPSTGPVLPRLLHGAVESIVIAISAITLSFVLALPLSFLAANKTTPHPLIAYGMRSFFGAIRSIPELIMAIIFVAAMGFGTLPGVMALTVISLGMLGRFFYEAIDRVRQGPIDAVTATGVNKLLIIIYGILPQILTEIFDYSIYRFECNLRASTYIGIVGAGGMGFQIILSLRLMQYQDLLTGIIVVYILINSAEMMGKFLRKSFFINR comes from the coding sequence GTGCTTCCCCCCCTTCCTCTTGCCTTAAGAAAACAGCAGGCTTTCAGGCGGATCGTTTCTGTTTTTACGATTATCGCTGTCCTAATCTCATTTTATTTGAGCGATCTTTTCCACCTTGACCCGTGGACAGGAGCATTCTCAGGCATATGGATGCTTGTGGCGGAGGCATTTCCGCCCTCAACCGGACCGGTTCTGCCCAGGTTATTGCATGGGGCGGTTGAATCGATTGTGATCGCAATATCAGCAATCACCCTGTCCTTTGTGTTGGCCTTGCCTCTTTCATTTTTGGCGGCAAATAAGACCACACCACATCCTCTTATTGCTTACGGAATGCGTTCTTTTTTTGGCGCTATTCGTTCAATCCCCGAACTGATTATGGCGATCATTTTTGTAGCCGCTATGGGTTTCGGAACGCTTCCGGGCGTGATGGCGTTAACTGTAATTTCTTTAGGTATGCTGGGAAGATTTTTCTATGAAGCCATCGACAGGGTACGCCAGGGACCAATCGACGCAGTTACCGCAACAGGAGTTAATAAATTACTGATCATCATCTACGGTATCTTGCCGCAGATACTTACCGAAATATTTGACTATAGCATCTACAGGTTTGAATGCAACCTTAGAGCGTCTACCTACATTGGCATTGTTGGCGCAGGGGGCATGGGTTTTCAGATTATCCTTTCATTAAGACTGATGCAATACCAGGATTTGCTTACAGGCATCATTGTCGTTTATATTTTAATTAACAGCGCTGAAATGATGGGGAAATTTTTGCGAAAAAGCTTTTTCATTAATAGATAG
- a CDS encoding site-specific DNA-methyltransferase → MKLPLNQIIKGDCVLILNSLPEKSIDLIFADPPYNLQLRNELHRPNMSRVDAVDDNWDKFDSFAAYDEFTKKWLAACKRVLKPTGSIWVIGSYHNIFRVGTIMQDLGFWILNDVIWVKTNPMPNFRGVRFTNAHETMIWASSGKGAKYTFNHQAMKGLHGEKQMRSDWWLLSLATGSERVRDDNGGKAHSTQKPESLLYRVILSSSNPGDVVLDPFFGSGTTGAVAKGLHRNWIGLEKEEEYIKIAQKRIDAIQPELFDPQTFNVKSKSKSAPKVEFSVLVENGLLQAGQMLYFLKDRSRFATIKPDAKLRTADGFEGSIHKAGSHYMNGAPCNGWEHWFLQENGDTLSLGDLREKYRIENGLYDD, encoded by the coding sequence ATGAAACTGCCCCTAAACCAAATAATTAAAGGTGATTGTGTCCTAATCCTGAATTCGTTGCCTGAGAAGTCAATTGACTTGATATTTGCCGACCCACCTTATAACTTACAGTTGCGAAATGAATTGCATCGTCCCAATATGAGCAGGGTTGACGCCGTTGATGACAATTGGGATAAATTTGATTCATTTGCAGCCTATGATGAATTTACAAAAAAATGGCTTGCTGCGTGCAAGCGAGTTTTGAAGCCAACCGGCTCAATCTGGGTGATTGGTTCATATCATAATATTTTCCGCGTCGGGACAATCATGCAAGATTTAGGTTTTTGGATATTAAATGATGTGATTTGGGTAAAAACCAATCCAATGCCCAATTTTCGTGGAGTTCGTTTTACGAACGCACACGAAACAATGATTTGGGCAAGCTCTGGAAAAGGTGCAAAATACACATTCAACCACCAAGCCATGAAAGGCTTGCACGGAGAAAAACAAATGCGGTCCGATTGGTGGCTTTTATCTTTGGCAACAGGTTCGGAAAGAGTAAGAGACGATAATGGGGGCAAGGCTCATTCCACGCAAAAACCCGAATCTTTGCTTTATCGTGTAATTCTTTCCTCCAGCAATCCCGGCGATGTAGTTCTTGACCCATTTTTTGGAAGCGGCACAACCGGCGCGGTTGCAAAAGGCCTGCACAGAAATTGGATTGGCTTGGAAAAAGAAGAAGAATACATAAAGATAGCGCAAAAGCGAATAGACGCGATTCAGCCGGAATTGTTTGACCCGCAGACATTTAACGTGAAAAGCAAAAGCAAGTCTGCGCCAAAAGTAGAATTCTCCGTGCTTGTCGAAAACGGCTTGCTGCAAGCAGGGCAAATGCTCTATTTCTTAAAAGATAGATCCCGTTTCGCAACCATTAAGCCAGACGCAAAACTTCGCACAGCGGATGGCTTTGAGGGAAGTATTCATAAAGCTGGAAGTCATTACATGAACGGCGCACCCTGCAATGGTTGGGAACATTGGTTTTTACAAGAAAACGGCGACACATTAAGTCTTGGTGATTTGCGTGAGAAATACAGAATAGAAAATGGACTCTATGATGATTAG
- the phnC gene encoding phosphonate ABC transporter ATP-binding protein: protein MDNTVIEKPNIIEAKKLTKIYPNDVRALADFNLTVTAGEFVAILGSNGSGKTTLLRCLNGLVPPTCGEIIINQRSLTGNNQNELRQIRKMTGTIFQEANLIEELSVLMNVLVGRLPHLSLLRGITFQFKDTDKEIAYHALKKVGLADKLYEPPGNLSGGQKQKVAIARALAQQPMIFLADEPTASLDPRSSNEIMELLTEISQENGITILCVLHRVEFAEMYAKRIIGIKGGKNAVDQNTNKINKDDLIKLYGTDDS, encoded by the coding sequence ATGGACAATACAGTTATTGAAAAGCCAAATATTATCGAAGCCAAAAAGCTGACCAAAATCTATCCTAACGATGTTAGGGCCTTGGCAGACTTTAATCTGACAGTTACTGCAGGAGAATTCGTGGCCATCCTTGGCAGCAATGGCTCTGGCAAAACAACCTTGCTTAGATGTTTAAACGGATTGGTCCCACCAACCTGCGGTGAAATCATAATAAATCAGCGTTCACTTACCGGTAATAATCAAAATGAGCTAAGGCAGATCCGCAAGATGACAGGCACAATATTTCAGGAAGCAAACCTGATCGAAGAATTATCAGTCCTGATGAATGTTTTGGTCGGTCGCCTGCCTCATCTTTCTTTATTGAGAGGGATCACATTTCAATTTAAAGATACCGACAAAGAAATAGCATATCATGCTTTAAAAAAGGTCGGGCTTGCAGACAAGCTATATGAACCTCCGGGAAACCTCTCTGGGGGTCAAAAACAGAAGGTTGCCATCGCCAGGGCATTGGCTCAGCAGCCGATGATTTTCCTTGCTGACGAACCGACCGCCAGCCTTGATCCAAGAAGCTCCAATGAAATTATGGAACTTCTAACAGAAATATCGCAGGAAAATGGTATCACGATTCTGTGCGTCCTGCATCGGGTAGAGTTTGCTGAAATGTATGCCAAGCGCATTATTGGGATTAAAGGAGGCAAGAATGCAGTCGATCAAAATACAAACAAGATTAACAAAGACGATTTGATTAAGCTATACGGGACAGATGACAGTTAG
- the phnD gene encoding phosphate/phosphite/phosphonate ABC transporter substrate-binding protein, giving the protein MNKKVLGYFFVVLFLIISVLLVNFTAKDPATAPEPKPLTVALLPDESPNTVIEKNMALKAYLEKALGMKVELVVTTDYTAMIEAMRRGNIDVGYFGPVSYVLLKSRFDGVKPFVAKKDREGNLTYHSIVIAGADTPIKTLADIRGKTVAFGDPASTSSHVIPKLMLIKDGGLKPEQDFEMRYLGAHDAVAIAVMRGHADAGGLGKHIFDSLVQRGIIDPNKVRVIKVSDPIPQYPFVMRTDLDKNLQAKIKQAFLELKDENVLKPLQAHGFGEITDKDFDIIRDAVKFLQIDLPKGN; this is encoded by the coding sequence ATGAACAAAAAGGTACTAGGATATTTTTTTGTGGTGCTGTTTTTAATCATTTCGGTATTGTTAGTAAATTTTACGGCAAAGGATCCTGCTACAGCACCTGAACCAAAGCCGCTAACAGTTGCGCTTTTGCCTGATGAATCTCCCAATACTGTTATTGAGAAAAATATGGCCTTAAAAGCCTATCTGGAAAAAGCATTGGGTATGAAGGTCGAATTAGTAGTTACAACAGACTATACAGCAATGATTGAAGCAATGCGGCGGGGCAATATTGACGTTGGCTACTTTGGCCCGGTTTCTTATGTGTTATTAAAATCAAGATTTGATGGGGTAAAGCCTTTTGTCGCCAAAAAAGACAGGGAGGGCAACTTAACCTATCACTCTATTGTGATAGCAGGAGCAGACACCCCTATCAAAACCCTTGCTGATATCCGCGGCAAAACAGTTGCTTTTGGTGACCCCGCATCTACCTCCAGCCATGTAATCCCGAAGCTGATGCTCATCAAAGATGGCGGGCTGAAACCCGAACAGGATTTTGAAATGAGATACCTCGGCGCCCACGATGCCGTAGCCATAGCGGTGATGCGCGGTCACGCGGATGCAGGCGGCTTAGGAAAACATATCTTTGATAGTTTGGTGCAAAGAGGCATCATCGATCCTAACAAGGTACGAGTAATCAAGGTATCAGATCCAATCCCTCAGTACCCCTTCGTGATGCGAACCGATCTGGACAAAAATCTCCAGGCGAAGATCAAGCAGGCATTCCTGGAACTTAAAGACGAAAACGTCTTAAAACCTCTACAGGCCCATGGATTTGGCGAGATAACAGACAAAGACTTTGATATAATCCGCGATGCTGTTAAGTTCTTGCAGATCGACTTGCCAAAAGGAAACTGA